Below is a window of Terriglobales bacterium DNA.
GCCCATCCCGTTAGATCCGCGATAGCCGATAATAGCTCCCGTTCCCTATCCACCCCTCCCTCCCGCTCCTGCGTCGAGCAGGGCGGTGTATCACTTTTCCCCTTTATATAAGCCTTACCCCGCATTCGTTTGACCGCGCTCGCAACTGGTCCGTAAACTGGTCGGCCCATGCGCTGGCCCGGTTGTATATAGGGGTGCGGTAGAACTGTCGCACTCAAGGCAACAGAGGGCCTGCATGGGCCGCCCTGCAAGTTGCTGTGAACCAAATTGCAATCCCGGCTGTAACCTTCCTGTAGCCTTGAACTTCAGACCAAAGCCTCCATCTCACCACTGGCGATATAATCTTAAGTGCAATGCCGGAACCGGAATACGCGCTGGTCGCGTATATCAGAAACTCCCTGGGTAAGTGGGTTGAAGATTTGAGGCGAGAGCTACACCCGCCTCACGGGCATCTGCCCGCGCACATCACGGTATTGCCTCCCAGGTGTCTGCGGGGCACGGAAGCGCAGGCGCGCGAGCAGGTCGAGCAGGCATGCCAGAGCGTGGTCCCCTTCAGTGTGGTTCTCGGCGATGTCGAGCACTTCCTCCCGGTCACCCCAACGGTGTTTATTCGCGTGGCCCGGGCCGGATATCGGCTGCGCGAGCTGCACGACCGGCTCAACACCGGCCCGCTGGCGTCGGAGGAGCAGTGGCCATATATGCCGCATCTGACCATTGTTAAGGTCGATACGGTGGAGGATGCGCAGGCGGCGGCCAAGATAGCCGCTCAGCGCTGGGCGGAATTTCCCGGACCGCATGCCGCGCAAATCGAGGAGCTCACCTTTGTCTGTCAGATGCCGGGCAGCAACCGCTGGCAGGATCTGGCGCCTTTTCCCCTGGGTCCGCGGCTGGCGTCGACGCGATAGATAAAACCCCCACCTCTGCCTGTCATTGAATGCTCAGAGAAATCGGGTAAATCGGACAAATTTGAAGCAACCCCCAGTAGCCAGCACTGAGCGTTCAGTCCAACTGGGAAGCAACTGCAGATACCTCCTCGGGCTGGGCCCTCCTGGTGATGACAAGCCGGGAACCTTGTGCGGTGAGCTTGCAGCCGATCCGGTTTGCAGTTGGCGAAGACCGCGGACAGGAGTGTCCGCGGCACACGAACCGGCGGCACACGAACCTCTCCACCCCGCCGGACATGGCCTTTTGGCCCGTACATGTCCCACCGCCGCATTGCCAATGAACCTGTTGGAACGTTAGAAAGGAGGGGTCCCAAGACTGGCGAAGCCCTCCCCTCTGGTTGTTGCCATGTTTCCCGCAGATGCGGGAAAGGAAACATATGCAGATCAGTGTCTACGGTTCAGGGTATCTGGGAAGCATCATCTCCGCCTGCCTGGCCGACTTCGGAATGCCGGTGACCTGCTTTGACGAAGACATCGACCGCATCCGCGAGGTGGCGCAAGGCAACATTCCTTTCTTCGAGAAGAATCTGCAGGAGGTCATCCGCCGCAATGTGCGGGCGGGCCGCCTGTCTTACTCCACCGATCTGGCCTCGGCGGCGGCGAAATCTCAGGTGACATTTATCGCGGAAGATACGGCCAGTGGCATTGAAGGACTGGCGCTGAAGATCGCGCAGCTGTCGCAGCCGCGAACCCTGTTGGTGCTCAGCAGCCCGGTGCCGGTGGGTACGGCCAGCAAACTGCAGAAACTGATGCAGGAGCAGGGACGGATCGTAGCGATCGTTTCGCAGCCGCTGTTTTTTACGAATGGGTGCGCCATCGAAGACTTCAATTGGCCGGACCGCATCCTGCTGGGCACGAACTCGGCTGACGCGGTGATGATCCTGAAGCAACTCTATCGCCCGCTGGTGATGCGGGGAGTGCCGGTGATCGTTACCAATCACGAGACGGCCGAGTTGGTGCGAGAAGCTTCCACGGCGTTTGTAGCCACGAAAATCGCGTTCATTAATGAGCTTGCCAGCCTGAGCGAGCACGTGCACGCCGATGCTACGGACCTGGCGCTGGCGCTTGGCCTGGACAAGAAAATCGCGCCGCGCTGCTTGCAGCCGGGTGCGGGTTTCGGCGGGCCCTTTGCGGAGTCTGACCTGGATTCACTGGCGCAACTGGCTAACGGCAACGGGGTTTCACTGCGTATCGTTTCGGCGGCACGCGACGTCAACCGCACGCTCGCCGATCGCCTGGCGGACAAGATCTCGCGGATGGTAGTGAACATTCAGGGCAAGGAGCTAGGGATCCTGGGACTGGCATTCAAGCCCAACACGAATTCGATTGCCGGTTCGTCGTCGATCCTGCTGGCACGTACCCTGATGGAGAAGGGCGCGCAGGTTCGGGCGTACGATCCGGTGGCCATTCCGGAAGCGCAGTCGCAGATCGAGGGCATCCGCTACTGCAATTCGCCATATGCGACTGCCGAGGGATCGGACGCGCTGGTGGTGGGCACGGGCTGGCCGGAGTTTCGCGCGCTGGATTTCGATCGCATCAAGAAGCTGTTGAAGCAGCCGATCATCGTGGATACCAAGAACCTGCTGGATTCGGTGCGGCTGCGCTCGATGGGGTTCCAGTACGTGGGCGTGGGGCGGGCGTAAGAGGCACGGACCCACCCTGTCGCTCCAAAGAGCCTGAGCGACAAGGGTGGGCACCCAGAGCTTAGATCTAAGAGTTTGAGTTGGTGCCGCGGGCCGGGGGGCTCGAGGCGCTACGAGCAGCACAGGAGCCGGGAAATTTCGGCTCCTGTGCTTTTTGATTTAGAAAAGCAGCATCGGAATACCCACCTAACGAAAAAGACAGGTCCTATCCGACTGGATACATCAACCAGATTGGAAGAATTCAAAGTCGAGTCTGGCGTAGAAGCAAAATTGCGTCCAATTCCGAATTCTCATTGGCCATTAGCTGGGCCTATGGTCTGCCCATTGAGTTGAGGCTCGGCCGGTTCTGACACAGCGCAGTGCGGATTGTTATAATCGCGGTCTACGCTGTGTTGGGCGGAAAGCCCAGTGTGGTGCCTGTAGTTCAGCGGTGGAACGCCGGACTGTGGCTCCGGATGACGTGGGTTCGAATCCCACCAGGCACCCCAACTTCCCAACAACTTGCTCCGACGAGTTTTGGCCCGTGTGCTGGCGACACTTGATCGGCCATTTCGGTGACAGTTGCAGATGCCCTCAACGAAGGCCCAGCGGGACTCTGCTGTTCTCCCTTGCCTGCACAACGGTATGGTTAGAGCACAATCACCGCAATGGCAAATCCGATTGCTATCGAGGACACAGTTGCGACCAGCCCGGGAAGCATGAAACTGTGATTCAGAATGTATTTGCCGATCCGGGTGGTGCCGGTTTGATCGAAGGAAATGGCGGCCAGCATCGTGGCATAGGTGGGAAGGAAGAAATATCCGTTGACGGCCGGGAAGAGAGCAATCAAGAGTGGTGCCCCCAGCCCCATGGCAATCCCGGCAGGCATCAGGGTGACCACGGTGGCTGCTTGGCTCGACAACAGGATGGAAAGCAAAAATAGGCCGATGCCGAAGATCCAGGAATGCTGCTGAACCAAACCGGAGATGCTACGGAGGATGAACTGGCGGTTGCCCTCAAAGAACGACGACCCGAGCCAGCCCAGGCCAGCAATGGAAATAAGTGCGACCACGCCTGCATTCATGATGCTGCCTTTTACCGCCTCGCTTGGCGACGCGTGAAACAGGAGCAGGTTCACGCCAGCGGCTGCCAGCATAAGGATCATGATTGCCGGCGCCATCTCGATTTGTTCGACGCTTTCTCCTCCTCCGGTGGGTACCGAGTAGGTCGGACGCATCGATGGGAATAGCCCAAGTGCCACGACCAAGACTGCCGTCAGCAGGAACACGATTACGGATCCGCGTGCACGCTTCAGACTCGAGCCCTCAAGCACCACTGCTGACGCCGATGGCTTGATCAACCCTTTCGCCAGCTTATCCTGATAGACCGGATCATCGTTCAGTTCAGGTCCTTTCCACATGACCGCCAGTGCCCCTAAGAGGCTGCCCAAGAATGTCGAAGGTACGCTGATCAGGAGGATGGTCTTCAGGCCAACGCCCGCGGGACTCAGTAGCCCCAGCAGAGCGACGGTTGCGGCCGAAATCGGGGATGCGGTGATGGCTTGTTGCGAAGCGATGGTCGCGATTGACAGTGGGCGCTCCGGTCGAACGCCGGCGCTCCGGGAGACTTCCGCAATTACTGGTAACAGAGCGTATACGATATGGCCTGTACCGGCTGCAAAAGTGAAGACGTACGCGATAACCGGTGCCACTAAGGTGATTCCGGCGGGCCAGATCCGCAAGGCACGGTCTGCAATGACTACGAGGTAATCCAAGCCGCCGGTTGCCTGCATGGTTGCGGCTGCTGTAATGACGGTAAGGATCATCCCGAGGACGGTGCGTGGTGGCATTCCAGGTGTGAGGCCGAAGATAAAGACGAGAACGACCAATCCCATGCCTGCCACGGTCCCAAGGCCAATTCCGCTCAGGCGAGCGCCTACAAAAATGCAGCCGAGAACAACCGAGAGTTCCAGCCAGATCATTTGCGCGCAGCCTTACGCAACTCTGCTCCCAGTCATCACCTTAGGATCAAGAACAGTCTGGATCTGCGCCTCCGATAGAAGCTTCTTCTCGCGCACCAACTCGACGATCCCTCTGCCGGTTTTCAAAGCTTCGGCGGCAAGTTCGGTGGCCTTTTCGTATCCCAAAAGAGGATTAAGCGCGGTTACTACTCCGATGCTGTGCTCAACGTACTTGCGGCAAACGTCGGTGTTAGCGGTGATTCCGTCGACGCAGTGCTGCCGGAGGGTATCCGCAGCGTTCATGAACATCGTTTGTGACTCGAGTATGCAAAAGGCGATGATCGGCTCCATGACATTGAGCTGCAATTGCCCAGCCTCTGCCGCAAGCGTTACCGCAAGGTCATTGCCAATAGCCTTGAAGCAGACCTGATTCACGACCTCTGGAATCACGGGATTCACCTTGCCCGGCATTATGCTTGATCCCGGTTGCATGGCCGGCAGATTGATTTCGCCCAGTCCGGCGCGCGGGCCTGATGAGAGAAGCCGAAGATCATTGCAGATCTTCGAGAGCTTGATGGCCAGACTCTTCAGAACGGAGGAAAGAAGAACAAAAGGCTGCGTATCCTGCGTGGCTTCCACCAGGTTCACCGGCAGTGTGATGGGCTTGCCGGTGATCTTTGCGAGATGCGCGACGCACGCCTCCGCATACCCTTTGGGCGCGTTCAGGCCGGTACCGATTGCGGTTCCACCCATGTTGACTTCGTAAAGAACATTCTCTACTCGCTCGAGTGCCGTAACTTCGTTATCCAAACTTTCTGCGAAGGCGTGGAACTCCTGGCCCAGTGTCATGGGAACCGCATCCTGCAACTGCGTGCGTCCCATCTTGATTACGTCACGAAATTCGTTACCTTTACGATGAAAGGCCTCAATAAGCTTACGCAGTTGTCCCACCAGCCTGGAATTCAATAGAAAGATGGCAATGTGCAACGCTGTGGGATAGGCATCATTTGTGGACTGCGAACAGTTCACGTGATTATGGGGATCGCAGTGCTCATATTGGCCCTTCTGAAATCCCATAAACTCCAGCGCCCGGTTCGCAATCACTTCATTCGCCGCCATGTTAGTGGAGGTGCCGGCGCCGCCCTGGATCAGGTCCACCTTGAATTGATCGTGCAATCGACCATCGATGATCTCCTGGCATGCCCGCTCGATGCCATGGAGAATCCGCTCGTCAAATTGGTTGCAATCGTAGTTCGCCCGAGCAGCGGCCAGTTTCACGATCGCCAGTGCCCGAATCAGATCGGGATATTGTGAGATGGGGACGCCAGAAATCCGGAAATTCTCCATTGCGCGGTCAGTCTGAACCCCGTAATAGGCGTCGTCCGGAATCGACCTTTGGCCAAGAAGATCATGTTCGATGCGCATAGATTCCTCCGGCGGGACAGCCAGTTGTGTTACTGGTCGCCCTGTGCGTCATGCTATTGAATGACGGAGGTGCCGGCCAACTGTCAAAACTTGCAGTCGGCCCTGGACTCCATAGCTCTCGTGCCCCATGCCTCGGCGCCAACGGTACGTGACCGTTGAGTCAGAAGGCCGGAATCGAAGTGACCGGGAACTAACCTCAGGGCACATCCGTCTGGTAAAAGTGACAGTTTCAATCGGTTGCAACCGCTGTCATCGTTTGCAGTGGAGACATTCCTGCTTGTCTGCTTCTGACAACTCAATGTCGGCCAAAAAAGAGGAAGCACTATGAAAAGACAGTACGCCCTTTCTTTTACGCTAGTCCTGATTTTTGCAATCGGCGTTTCGCAGCGATCTGTTGCGCAAGGGAACCTTCCTAACATTGTGATCCTTGCGACAGGCGGGACCATTGCCGGCGCGGCCGCAAGCGGAACGCAATCGGCCTACACTTCAGGGGCTGTGACAATTGATGCGATGCTGGCCGCGGTGCCGGGCATTAAGAATCTCGCCAACATCAAAGGCGAACAGATATCCAACGTTGGATCGCAGGACATGACGCTGGAGATCATGCTCAGCACTGCCAAACGTATCAATGCATTGCTCGCTCAGAATGACGTCGCTGGTGTGGTTGTTACTCATGGCACAGACACCATGGAAGAAACGGCGTTCTTCCTGAATCTGGTGGTGAAGAGTGACAAGCCTGTGGTCCTGGTTGGCTCCATGCGGCCTTCGACGGCAGTCAGCGCCGATGGACCACTGAATCTCTTTAATGCGGTTGGTGTGGCGGCCGATCCGAATGCTCGGGGCCGTGGCGTCCTGGTATTGATGAATGACTGGATTCACGGCGCACATTCCCTCACCAAGACCAGCACCACGGCTGTCCAAACATTCATGTCACCGCTTCGTGGATTAGTGGGGGTTTCCAGTTATGGCAAAAATGATTTCTATAACAGCCCGCACTGGAAACACACAATGACGAGCGAATTTGATGTAGCTAATGTCACAGCCTTGCCTCGCGTCGACATTCTCTACGCCTACGCTGACATGGCTGCGGATCTGATCGATGCCTCCGTTGCGAATGGCGCAAAAGGAATCATCATCGCAGGGGTAGGCAATGGCAATATGAACAAAGCATCCGTGGAAGCCGCGGCGAAGGCTGCCAAGAAAGGTGTCGTGATCGTCAGGAGCAGCCGCGTGGTTACTGGAACGGTTGGGAGGAACGTAGAAATCAACGATGACGAGATGAATTTTGTCGCGTCAGACGAACTTAATCCTCAGAAGGCTAGAATTCTATTAATGCTGGCTCTACTCAAGCCAAGGCCCACAAGCGAGATACAAAATCTGTTTTATTCCTATTAGCTAGGCACCACGCCGCAGGCGAAGGAATTGCCTCATCCCTCAGAGGGAGTGGCTCTCTTTGAAGGAGAGGACGGCGTGATCAGCATCGAAAGGGAAATGGATGACACTGGAACGACTTGGTGTTTTTCTGCACGGGTATCCCTTATTGTGTCTGTTCCTAAGTATCTTTCTGGGACATATCATCGGGCGCGTTCATTTCAAAGGTGTGGGCTTCGGAGTTGTGGTCGGTACGCTGATTGCCGGCATTCTGATCGGCATTGTGGGGAAACCGGAACTTCCCGAGTTGTTGCGCTGGGCGTTCTTCTACCTGTTCCTGTTCTCCGTTGGTTACGCCGTGGGCCCGCAGTTTTTCGGGAGCTTGAAGAGGGAGGCATTACCGCAGATCGCACTGGCGGTGATAGTGGCGGTAAGCGGGCTTGCCGCAGTAGTTGGCGTGACAGCGGCATTCGGCTTCGACGAAGGCATTGCCGTCGGCTTGCTATCAGGAGGCATGACCCAGTCCGCCGCGCTCGGTACTGGCCTCAGCGCGATCGCAGACCTGCCGATTACGGAGCAATCGAAAGCGAAGCTCATGGCGAACGCCCCGGTTGCCGATGCGATTACATATGGATTTGGAGACCTAGGCCTGATCCTGTTCCTGACATGGCTTGGCCCGAAAATCATGAGAGCGAATCTGAAGAGCGAGGCGAAGGAGTTGGAGAATAAGCTCTCCGGGGGCAAGGCCGGCGTCCAGAGATGGGGCGGCGCGCCTTATGCTTTCCGGGCCTACCGCGTGGAGAACGTGCATGTCGCCAGCTCGACGCTCGCTGACTTGGAAGAGCATTATGCCGACGCACGACTATCGGTACAGCGCGTCCAGCGGGGAGAGGAGC
It encodes the following:
- a CDS encoding 2'-5' RNA ligase family protein, giving the protein MPEPEYALVAYIRNSLGKWVEDLRRELHPPHGHLPAHITVLPPRCLRGTEAQAREQVEQACQSVVPFSVVLGDVEHFLPVTPTVFIRVARAGYRLRELHDRLNTGPLASEEQWPYMPHLTIVKVDTVEDAQAAAKIAAQRWAEFPGPHAAQIEELTFVCQMPGSNRWQDLAPFPLGPRLASTR
- a CDS encoding nucleotide sugar dehydrogenase, translating into MQISVYGSGYLGSIISACLADFGMPVTCFDEDIDRIREVAQGNIPFFEKNLQEVIRRNVRAGRLSYSTDLASAAAKSQVTFIAEDTASGIEGLALKIAQLSQPRTLLVLSSPVPVGTASKLQKLMQEQGRIVAIVSQPLFFTNGCAIEDFNWPDRILLGTNSADAVMILKQLYRPLVMRGVPVIVTNHETAELVREASTAFVATKIAFINELASLSEHVHADATDLALALGLDKKIAPRCLQPGAGFGGPFAESDLDSLAQLANGNGVSLRIVSAARDVNRTLADRLADKISRMVVNIQGKELGILGLAFKPNTNSIAGSSSILLARTLMEKGAQVRAYDPVAIPEAQSQIEGIRYCNSPYATAEGSDALVVGTGWPEFRALDFDRIKKLLKQPIIVDTKNLLDSVRLRSMGFQYVGVGRA
- a CDS encoding anaerobic C4-dicarboxylate transporter, translated to MIWLELSVVLGCIFVGARLSGIGLGTVAGMGLVVLVFIFGLTPGMPPRTVLGMILTVITAAATMQATGGLDYLVVIADRALRIWPAGITLVAPVIAYVFTFAAGTGHIVYALLPVIAEVSRSAGVRPERPLSIATIASQQAITASPISAATVALLGLLSPAGVGLKTILLISVPSTFLGSLLGALAVMWKGPELNDDPVYQDKLAKGLIKPSASAVVLEGSSLKRARGSVIVFLLTAVLVVALGLFPSMRPTYSVPTGGGESVEQIEMAPAIMILMLAAAGVNLLLFHASPSEAVKGSIMNAGVVALISIAGLGWLGSSFFEGNRQFILRSISGLVQQHSWIFGIGLFLLSILLSSQAATVVTLMPAGIAMGLGAPLLIALFPAVNGYFFLPTYATMLAAISFDQTGTTRIGKYILNHSFMLPGLVATVSSIAIGFAIAVIVL
- the aspA gene encoding aspartate ammonia-lyase; amino-acid sequence: MRIEHDLLGQRSIPDDAYYGVQTDRAMENFRISGVPISQYPDLIRALAIVKLAAARANYDCNQFDERILHGIERACQEIIDGRLHDQFKVDLIQGGAGTSTNMAANEVIANRALEFMGFQKGQYEHCDPHNHVNCSQSTNDAYPTALHIAIFLLNSRLVGQLRKLIEAFHRKGNEFRDVIKMGRTQLQDAVPMTLGQEFHAFAESLDNEVTALERVENVLYEVNMGGTAIGTGLNAPKGYAEACVAHLAKITGKPITLPVNLVEATQDTQPFVLLSSVLKSLAIKLSKICNDLRLLSSGPRAGLGEINLPAMQPGSSIMPGKVNPVIPEVVNQVCFKAIGNDLAVTLAAEAGQLQLNVMEPIIAFCILESQTMFMNAADTLRQHCVDGITANTDVCRKYVEHSIGVVTALNPLLGYEKATELAAEALKTGRGIVELVREKKLLSEAQIQTVLDPKVMTGSRVA
- a CDS encoding type II asparaginase; translation: MKRQYALSFTLVLIFAIGVSQRSVAQGNLPNIVILATGGTIAGAAASGTQSAYTSGAVTIDAMLAAVPGIKNLANIKGEQISNVGSQDMTLEIMLSTAKRINALLAQNDVAGVVVTHGTDTMEETAFFLNLVVKSDKPVVLVGSMRPSTAVSADGPLNLFNAVGVAADPNARGRGVLVLMNDWIHGAHSLTKTSTTAVQTFMSPLRGLVGVSSYGKNDFYNSPHWKHTMTSEFDVANVTALPRVDILYAYADMAADLIDASVANGAKGIIIAGVGNGNMNKASVEAAAKAAKKGVVIVRSSRVVTGTVGRNVEINDDEMNFVASDELNPQKARILLMLALLKPRPTSEIQNLFYSY